GATAGATCTAGAGCTGATAGCTGATAGCTAGAGATTGTTGGCGCATAACGTAATCCACTTATGACAGAGGGCAAAAAGGTTTTAGCAATGTATTCACTAGCTGATAGTGGTGAAATATTTTTATAATTAATTTCTTCATTAGATAATAAAACAGGAGCATGTGCAGCAACTAAACCAGTGCTTGCTGAAACAATATGTGAAATTATTGCTTCAACTCCACCAATTGGATCAACTCCTTTTCCTAGCTTATAGTTTGTATTTAAGTCATAATCTGGAATAGCAGAACATATGGCAATTGCTGTGATTCCTTTTTCTTTTAACATTAATGCTTTTTTAATTAAACTTTCAATATTTTTAATTTTGCCAGTTGAAAATCCATGTTCATTTATTTCTACTGAAACTTCTAATGGTTTATCGGTTAATGTCCAATACTTTATTTCACAGCCGTAGAAAGCTCTTAAAGCATTTAAAACATTTATTTCATAATTAAGTCTTTCATCATTAATACCAGAATCAAATATAACCCCGATTTTATTTTTTTTGTTTGGGATTAAACTAAATTTTCCAAGTAAAAATTGATCTAGTAAAAACCCTTCAAGATAAATTATGTTTTCTGGAATGTCTGTTAAAACAGCTCCGTTAACAACATTTGGATGAGTAATTAAATATTTTGACTTACTTGCAATAAGCTTAGCTATTGGATTTGCATCACCTGCATAACCACCAATTGTTGCTCCTATGCCTGTTGGGATAATCAGGCAGGAAATTTCTTCTTTTGGGGCAGGTGTAAAACCTGCCCTTACAAAACCTGCCCCCACAGCAAACGGATCCCTAATAAATCCTTGTAATTCTTCTACGTAATTTACATTGAAATATAGTTTTTCTTTTGATGATTTAATAAGATTGCATTTAATTATGTAAGAAATTTTGTCTTGAATAAGATTAAAAACTTTACTCCATTTAAATAATTTTGGATTGTCTATTTCTATTATTTTGTGTTGGAGTTTTATTTGTCTTTATAAAGATAATTTTTTTTAAAGTACTTAATAGTTTAACATTGTCTTATGACAATTTTAAAGGGTATCCCTAAAAGGATAGTAATAATAGGATCTGCTGGTACAGGAAAAACCACATTATTTGAAGCACTGCAAAAAAAAATTAAATTAAAACCTATTAAAGAACAAGCAAGAGTTGTATGTAAAGAACTTGGTTACAGAAATATTTATGAAATAGAAGATCCAAACAAGTTTAGACTTTTAGTACTTGAAAGACAAATAAAATTAGAAGAAAAATTAAAACAGTTTATTTCAGATAGATCGTGTATTGATTGTTGGATTCATTGGGTGAGGTGGAGTTATGGTATACATAAAACATTTGAATCTGAAAAATATTTTAAGACTGCTTTTCTCCAGTCACTAAAATATTCTCATATAATTTATCTTCCACGGTTAATAACTTCTAAGGAAGATGGTTTTAGATGGAATAATGAAGATTATCAAAATCAGATAGACAGACTATTTAAAGCAACTCTTTTGAAATGGCAGTTAATGAATAGAACTTATATTATAAGATCATCAAATTTAAAAGAAAGAGTTAAAGAAGTCTTAGATTTCAGCTAATATCTTTAAAGATTTAGTCATGTAATTTTCACAAGTATTAAAGTCTTGTTGTTTTAAAAGTTCTTTTGCTTCCTGGATTGCTACATAATAACAAAACAAATCCGGACTTTTACCTACAGTTTTTAAAAGCATCTCCCTAATTAAGTCAGTTTTTTTGCTCATAATTTTAATTCTCTAATTCTTTAATTCTCTAATTTTCTAGTTTCCCCTCAGGGTTATCCCTTTGATCTATCCACTGAACAATATCATCAACTATTTGATTGAGTTCATCTTCTATAAATAAGTCATGGAATGAATTTGTATAAATCTTCTTACATTTGTTTTTTGATTTTATTTTGTTAAAAAAGTCTTCCATAACAGCTGTTGAGCAAACCATATCCTTGCCAGCTATTAACATAAGTACAGGTTGATCTAAATATTTGAAACTATTTTTGCTTGCCAGAGTTAATAAATATACTTGAAGATATATGTTTGCTTTTACATTAATTACTCTTAATGGATCTTGTTTAACTTTTAACTCGGTTTCTTTATTTTGTGTAAGCAACTCTGGTCCAAATGGCAAAAAAATATTTTCATTTGGTTTAACTATTGATTTAAAAATTACTGGAATTATAAAGTTAAATAATGGCCAAGTCTTATAGTGTCCTTCAAAACCTGGGACTGAAAGTATCCAACCATTTGCTTTTACTTTTTTAGTGAGGATCATTGCAATTAATGCACCTAAGCTATGACCAAGAATAAATACTGGTTTTGTTATATTAAAATCATTTAAAAATCTTTCTAATATATCTTTTGTTATGTTAATCCAGTCTTTGTAACTTTCAATAGTCCCTTTTGGATATTTGCTTTGACCAAAACCAGGTAAATCAAATGAAAATAAATTTATATTATTCTGATTTAATAAGTTAGCTGCATTATCAAACCATAAACAGTGTCCACCTAATCCATGTATAGCAAACAAATTTGCTTTAGCTGATTTTGTTTCCCAAAACCTATAATAAACTTTCTCAAAATATCCATCATGTAGCATGTTATAAGAATATAATATTGTGTATGAACGTGGTAGAAATGAAAAGTAAAATAAATATTTTAGATCTTTTGTTAGTATTAACGGTTGCTTTTAGTGTTTCTGGGTACTTATTTTCAAAAGCTGAAAAAGTTGGCATAAATAAAGTTATTGAAGACAAAGAAAACATTGCAATTGAAGTGCTTCTCGCAGATGTTTCTTCTCTTAATGGTAATTTTTTTAAAGCTAATGAAGAAGCTGCAATAACCATTAGAAATAGACCATATACAAAATTAAAAATAATTAAAGTAGAAGAAAAGAAAAAACTTATTACAATTCCAGATTTTAAAGGTTCTTATAAGGTGGTAGAAGATCCTGCTCGAATTAATATAAGAGACTGCCATGTTACTTTAGCTGATACTGCTTTAAAAACAAAAGATGGCTATGTAGTAGGAGGAAATAAGATTAAAATTGGAAATCAAATTGAACTTGAAGGTTTTAATTACAGGCTAAGTGGAAAAGTAATAAATGTCTATCCCATCTCTAATTATTAAATTAGACAGCTGGTCAGATACTACAATAAAAGAATCTTTTATAGGGATAATATTTAAGAAATTTTTCTCTACGCCGATCCGCCGTTACGCCGTTACGCCGTTACGTTCTTTGCTCTATATCTCAATTTGTTTTTTATTTGCTTCTCTTTCTTTTCCTCAATTTGCAAATGACAGATTTGGCATAGGTGTAATAATTTTATTTTGTTTTTTAGTTTTTTTATTAAATATTTTTTTAAACAATTTCCTATTAAAAGCAAATTTTAACTTTATAGATTTTCTAATCTTAGTTTTTTTATGTATTTTAATAATAAGTA
This genomic stretch from Candidatus Melainabacteria bacterium harbors:
- a CDS encoding DUF3326 domain-containing protein; its protein translation is MGAGFVRAGFTPAPKEEISCLIIPTGIGATIGGYAGDANPIAKLIASKSKYLITHPNVVNGAVLTDIPENIIYLEGFLLDQFLLGKFSLIPNKKNKIGVIFDSGINDERLNYEINVLNALRAFYGCEIKYWTLTDKPLEVSVEINEHGFSTGKIKNIESLIKKALMLKEKGITAIAICSAIPDYDLNTNYKLGKGVDPIGGVEAIISHIVSASTGLVAAHAPVLLSNEEINYKNISPLSASEYIAKTFLPSVISGLRYAPTISSYQLSALDLSQIIVPYNAFGSAGVLYQAEKFKNVTLIKENKTCLEVSPFDLNLKFNIVESYTDLTSQEKVIKLGIDPKVLKRPIRKIERI
- a CDS encoding ATP-binding protein codes for the protein MTILKGIPKRIVIIGSAGTGKTTLFEALQKKIKLKPIKEQARVVCKELGYRNIYEIEDPNKFRLLVLERQIKLEEKLKQFISDRSCIDCWIHWVRWSYGIHKTFESEKYFKTAFLQSLKYSHIIYLPRLITSKEDGFRWNNEDYQNQIDRLFKATLLKWQLMNRTYIIRSSNLKERVKEVLDFS
- a CDS encoding alpha/beta fold hydrolase, coding for MLHDGYFEKVYYRFWETKSAKANLFAIHGLGGHCLWFDNAANLLNQNNINLFSFDLPGFGQSKYPKGTIESYKDWINITKDILERFLNDFNITKPVFILGHSLGALIAMILTKKVKANGWILSVPGFEGHYKTWPLFNFIIPVIFKSIVKPNENIFLPFGPELLTQNKETELKVKQDPLRVINVKANIYLQVYLLTLASKNSFKYLDQPVLMLIAGKDMVCSTAVMEDFFNKIKSKNKCKKIYTNSFHDLFIEDELNQIVDDIVQWIDQRDNPEGKLEN
- a CDS encoding DUF4330 domain-containing protein, whose product is MKSKINILDLLLVLTVAFSVSGYLFSKAEKVGINKVIEDKENIAIEVLLADVSSLNGNFFKANEEAAITIRNRPYTKLKIIKVEEKKKLITIPDFKGSYKVVEDPARINIRDCHVTLADTALKTKDGYVVGGNKIKIGNQIELEGFNYRLSGKVINVYPISNY